The following are from one region of the Arcobacter defluvii genome:
- a CDS encoding condensin complex protein MksE, translating into MALTAIVFEILKDGSIISSNSKDEQIRSIFYSLSDDNVFEETQKVFQQIGFKLIYEDNCFYLSKKSYFNDKEQDKFIKKYRDSFLALSILKYFFQGISSGREFSKSSLIAKANNNLDLQVKETLEYLTKKEDDLSGSMEVVLKILRENRIIERIDKKNEDKYFVLDSIGYFNSILKQLENSDA; encoded by the coding sequence TTGGCATTGACAGCAATAGTTTTTGAAATACTAAAAGATGGGAGTATTATATCTTCAAATTCTAAAGATGAACAAATAAGAAGTATATTTTATAGCCTAAGTGATGATAATGTATTTGAAGAAACACAAAAGGTATTTCAACAAATAGGATTTAAACTTATCTATGAAGATAATTGTTTTTATTTGTCTAAAAAAAGCTATTTCAATGATAAAGAACAAGATAAATTCATTAAAAAATATAGAGATAGTTTTCTAGCACTTTCTATATTAAAGTATTTCTTTCAAGGTATATCTAGTGGAAGAGAATTTTCAAAAAGTTCTTTAATAGCAAAAGCAAATAATAATTTGGATCTTCAAGTAAAAGAGACTTTAGAATATCTAACAAAAAAAGAGGATGATTTATCCGGTTCAATGGAAGTGGTATTAAAAATATTAAGGGAAAATAGAATTATAGAAAGAATAGATAAAAAAAATGAAGATAAATATTTTGTTTTAGATTCTATAGGATATTTTAATAGTATTTTAAAACAGTTGGAGAATAGTGATGCTTAA